In Vibrio bathopelagicus, one DNA window encodes the following:
- a CDS encoding baseplate J/gp47 family protein, with protein MSTQRSLDRLIARAEANLVSETGQNNPATKAIAAAIAGVSYGQYGYQDLLFRQLHPETCSEEWLYLHANRHKAPRLLPTFATGRVQFTEFGGTVVIKKGTRLTHANHEYETTKEQYSNVPVDVIAIESGVDSNLAEGAVLTLSEGLSGIDPNSVLSLGVGGGANIEELEHWRARVIVAFEKNELIGKAADYEVWAVSAHSDVDFAWALDNTPQRGMVEVYIGARENNPTLSAEVIKLVQDTFERNRLAGCHPFAYLPEQAPINIEVQGIEDQEVRDDVVTALENLVKGKMGNIEPTTKKPESITNTEIVLTISTVTNNFIVRSPVGEVAIDNNQIHVLGGVTWTPPT; from the coding sequence ATGAGTACACAACGAAGCCTAGACCGTTTAATTGCTCGCGCAGAAGCCAATCTGGTATCTGAAACAGGGCAAAACAACCCCGCAACCAAAGCGATAGCCGCTGCCATTGCTGGTGTCAGCTATGGGCAATATGGTTATCAAGATTTGCTGTTCAGGCAGCTGCACCCTGAAACCTGCTCTGAAGAGTGGTTATACCTACACGCCAATCGCCATAAAGCCCCTCGACTGCTGCCCACGTTCGCAACGGGCCGAGTCCAGTTCACTGAGTTTGGTGGCACAGTGGTGATCAAAAAAGGCACCCGTTTAACGCATGCTAATCACGAGTACGAAACCACCAAAGAACAATACAGCAACGTCCCCGTTGATGTCATTGCAATTGAATCTGGCGTAGATAGCAATCTAGCCGAAGGCGCAGTGCTTACGTTAAGCGAAGGGCTAAGCGGTATTGACCCAAACAGTGTGCTTTCACTTGGTGTTGGCGGAGGGGCCAATATTGAAGAACTCGAGCACTGGCGAGCGCGTGTCATCGTTGCATTTGAAAAGAACGAGCTGATTGGCAAAGCGGCGGATTATGAAGTGTGGGCCGTATCGGCTCACTCGGATGTGGATTTTGCTTGGGCGCTTGATAACACCCCACAGCGAGGCATGGTGGAAGTGTATATCGGTGCGCGAGAAAACAATCCAACCTTAAGCGCTGAAGTGATCAAGTTAGTGCAAGATACCTTTGAGCGTAACCGACTGGCAGGTTGTCATCCATTTGCTTACCTACCAGAGCAAGCGCCAATCAATATCGAGGTCCAAGGTATTGAAGACCAAGAAGTACGAGACGATGTGGTCACTGCACTCGAAAACTTGGTGAAAGGGAAAATGGGCAACATCGAGCCGACAACCAAAAAGCCGGAGTCCATCACCAACACAGAAATTGTCTTAACTATCTCTACCGTGACCAACAACTTTATTGTTCGCTCTCCAGTTGGAGAAGTCGCCATTGATAACAATCAGATACATGTATTAGGAGGCGTGACGTGGACACCTCCGACTTAG
- a CDS encoding replication endonuclease, whose amino-acid sequence MYPLFAREFLPRLPRIVQDDVRFQVSRRKRRTNATQQNIDRFTNDSVKHALKYSPFIEDKYTFVDERSNAPERQRLHSSARSSIELNHRVLMCDEALEHLATNLTEMFTRLIQMTEIEEGESSYVDALEKVFYGIREDMKRFYIKAPQIKKKHETIEDAERELERAIRRCLDVSYLVRKFKFLRTQYIEYSQIALSRVGGNKGQRKYVSSRSYARWEKKQIEAEQFVNSMSVLNDDTGQAFDLSEVVKRTTANPENRRIELVVRSRGDEERAIELGYEGVFVNWTLPSKYHRNSSKWNGCTPKEAHEVMMAKWRCARAWFKKPKIDIQWFGLRVAEPHKDGTPHAHMFLYVHPRQKQDLIDIIEGIAIDEDKSELIINGKLDKTPRITIKDCDPSQGTATGYIIKYISKNINGAHMPEGDAKQTALSATAWARIHRIKQFSQSGSPSVGLWRQLRRANPTETAFDEELEQLRDHADNSRWKGFCELGFKAKLAYEDKFNQYGDTVKRVIGINWLGKVIATCSEQFSLVKTKDVKRRALDLKKGGALPWSTENKCNQKDKIPISPLEQALMDVTGWSVKGVQCLLRPLSLGATVPIDKHMSLKLRNGRLATI is encoded by the coding sequence GTGTACCCATTATTTGCTCGTGAATTTTTACCTCGATTACCTCGCATTGTTCAAGATGATGTGAGGTTTCAGGTTTCCCGCCGTAAACGTCGTACTAACGCGACTCAACAGAACATCGACCGATTCACTAATGACTCAGTGAAACACGCACTCAAGTACTCTCCATTTATTGAAGATAAATACACTTTTGTGGATGAACGAAGCAATGCACCAGAAAGGCAGCGTTTGCATAGTAGTGCGCGCAGTTCAATAGAGCTAAACCATCGTGTTTTAATGTGTGATGAAGCATTAGAGCATTTAGCTACAAACCTGACTGAAATGTTCACACGCTTGATCCAAATGACTGAGATTGAAGAAGGTGAGTCGAGTTATGTCGATGCTCTTGAAAAAGTGTTTTATGGCATTCGTGAAGATATGAAGCGTTTTTATATCAAAGCTCCACAAATTAAAAAGAAACATGAAACCATTGAGGACGCAGAGCGTGAATTAGAACGTGCTATTCGTCGTTGTCTGGATGTGAGCTATCTAGTCCGCAAGTTTAAGTTTTTACGTACCCAATATATCGAGTATTCACAAATTGCTTTGAGTCGCGTTGGCGGTAATAAAGGTCAACGTAAGTATGTATCCAGTCGTTCTTATGCCCGTTGGGAAAAGAAGCAAATCGAAGCAGAGCAATTTGTAAATTCCATGTCTGTGTTGAACGATGACACAGGTCAAGCGTTTGATTTATCGGAAGTGGTTAAACGAACTACGGCAAACCCAGAAAACCGCCGCATTGAATTGGTGGTTCGTAGCCGTGGAGATGAAGAGCGTGCTATTGAACTGGGATATGAAGGCGTTTTTGTCAACTGGACATTGCCAAGTAAATACCATCGTAATTCATCTAAATGGAACGGCTGCACACCCAAAGAGGCACATGAAGTAATGATGGCTAAATGGCGATGTGCACGAGCTTGGTTTAAAAAACCAAAGATTGATATTCAATGGTTTGGGCTTCGTGTCGCTGAACCTCACAAAGACGGTACGCCTCATGCTCATATGTTTTTGTATGTGCACCCAAGGCAAAAGCAAGACCTGATAGACATCATTGAGGGTATTGCTATTGATGAAGATAAAAGCGAACTCATCATCAACGGTAAGCTTGATAAAACTCCTCGTATAACGATTAAAGATTGTGACCCGTCACAAGGTACGGCTACGGGTTATATCATCAAGTACATTTCCAAGAACATTAACGGTGCACATATGCCAGAAGGTGATGCGAAACAAACAGCACTTTCTGCGACAGCATGGGCGCGCATACACAGAATTAAGCAATTCTCTCAATCTGGCTCCCCTTCTGTCGGGCTCTGGCGACAATTACGCAGAGCTAATCCAACGGAAACTGCTTTCGATGAAGAGTTAGAACAACTTCGAGATCATGCTGATAACTCCCGCTGGAAAGGTTTTTGTGAATTGGGCTTCAAAGCCAAGCTGGCTTATGAAGATAAATTCAACCAGTACGGTGATACGGTAAAGCGCGTCATTGGAATCAATTGGCTTGGTAAGGTCATCGCAACATGTAGCGAGCAATTTAGTTTGGTGAAAACTAAAGACGTAAAGCGTCGTGCTCTTGATCTTAAAAAGGGCGGCGCCCTTCCTTGGAGCACTGAAAATAAGTGTAACCAGAAAGACAAAATACCGATTTCGCCACTTGAGCAAGCATTGATGGACGTGACCGGATGGAGCGTTAAAGGGGTTCAATGCTTGCTGCGGCCATTGTCGCTTGGTGCTACTGTACCAATAGACAAACACATGTCCTTAAAACTTAGAAACGGACGGTTAGCCACAATATAA
- a CDS encoding DNA circularization N-terminal domain-containing protein has protein sequence MWERQYEHARWNGLKLNTLSTAFDGGKRLQVSEIPYSDLPHIKVMGTKARTYTIEAVFVGSSSLADANALIENLEATPTGELEHPWLGELPLVFEDVSQSISTKKGLVTLSLKFARAGSSPSITAPTSVRTKTQANIVESLSKRSFVTEVNGLDVSDIHRVQSDVTSALNVLVDITNRLNLEDENLQDINYAINKAFSAVSSLSTNPTEFADLFSTSVNAVADGVQAEPSSSNKAVDNSRSAQALLLGEVKPDTPTQHHNVQMVTGAVKMNKDITHLEKGDRFDITQSAKQPETIKNDLSTLIVGIDERIKDTTQVSTLESIELFDAATTLKSNVKVQQDKVVSGTAPHRTVQSPRFQSALAIAHDEFTQEKVITKMNALQHPLFIRGDIAVRDVS, from the coding sequence ATGTGGGAACGACAGTACGAGCACGCTAGATGGAATGGGCTTAAGCTCAACACCCTATCGACCGCCTTTGATGGTGGTAAGCGCTTGCAAGTCAGCGAAATCCCCTACTCTGACCTACCACACATCAAAGTCATGGGAACAAAAGCCCGAACTTACACGATTGAAGCGGTGTTTGTGGGTTCCAGTTCTCTGGCCGATGCTAATGCCCTCATTGAAAACCTAGAAGCAACACCAACTGGCGAGCTAGAGCATCCTTGGTTGGGTGAGCTGCCGCTTGTCTTTGAAGACGTATCTCAAAGCATCAGTACCAAGAAAGGCTTGGTCACGCTGAGCCTGAAGTTTGCTCGCGCTGGTTCTTCCCCATCAATCACTGCTCCTACTTCAGTTCGTACAAAAACGCAGGCCAACATAGTCGAGAGCTTGTCGAAACGTTCTTTCGTAACAGAAGTAAATGGCTTGGATGTATCGGACATTCACAGGGTTCAGAGTGATGTCACCAGCGCATTGAACGTGTTGGTCGACATCACCAACCGTTTGAACCTCGAAGATGAAAACCTTCAAGACATTAACTACGCCATCAATAAAGCATTTTCGGCAGTGAGTAGCCTCAGTACCAACCCCACTGAGTTCGCCGATCTGTTTTCTACGTCAGTGAATGCGGTGGCCGATGGTGTTCAAGCTGAGCCAAGCTCAAGCAATAAAGCGGTAGACAACTCGCGCAGTGCTCAAGCTTTACTGCTAGGTGAAGTAAAACCGGACACACCAACTCAACACCATAATGTACAAATGGTGACGGGCGCAGTGAAGATGAACAAAGACATCACACACCTAGAGAAAGGCGACCGCTTTGATATTACGCAGTCGGCTAAGCAGCCTGAAACCATCAAGAATGACCTGTCTACTTTGATTGTCGGTATCGATGAGCGCATCAAAGACACCACCCAAGTATCGACGCTTGAAAGCATTGAGTTGTTCGACGCGGCCACGACATTGAAAAGCAATGTGAAGGTTCAGCAAGATAAGGTGGTCAGCGGAACCGCGCCCCATAGAACGGTACAGTCACCACGCTTTCAGTCTGCGCTGGCGATTGCGCACGATGAGTTCACTCAAGAAAAAGTCATCACCAAAATGAATGCACTGCAGCACCCGCTTTTTATTCGTGGTGACATTGCCGTGAGGGATGTGTCATGA
- a CDS encoding phage baseplate assembly protein V, translating into MSSALQQQQRLMARIKNVIGTGIVTGATTGRLQIKTATGRTNDKIKRVHNYGFMSRPLPGAKTYNLFIGGTTSRGITVNVEDERHQIELQPGEVAILDDKGNLVHFTEQGIKINACAKLEVISAQETTVNATAVNVTAPKSTFSGDVEIGGNLTVMKDTQVTGAVGGSSGTFGGVKVEKHDHDYTDDGTTRTTKGPNKG; encoded by the coding sequence ATGTCTAGTGCTCTGCAGCAACAACAGCGATTAATGGCCAGAATTAAAAACGTGATTGGCACCGGCATTGTCACAGGTGCAACCACAGGCCGATTACAAATCAAGACCGCGACAGGCCGAACCAACGACAAGATAAAACGGGTGCACAACTACGGTTTTATGAGTCGCCCACTACCAGGGGCGAAAACTTACAACCTGTTTATTGGTGGAACCACATCTCGCGGCATCACCGTGAACGTAGAAGACGAACGCCACCAAATAGAGTTACAGCCAGGTGAAGTCGCGATACTCGATGACAAAGGCAACCTTGTTCACTTCACAGAGCAAGGCATCAAGATAAACGCCTGCGCAAAGTTAGAAGTGATATCGGCACAAGAAACCACAGTGAACGCAACGGCAGTGAACGTTACTGCACCTAAGTCCACGTTTTCTGGTGATGTAGAGATAGGCGGCAACCTAACGGTTATGAAAGATACCCAGGTTACGGGCGCTGTTGGTGGCTCTTCAGGTACGTTCGGCGGTGTCAAAGTTGAAAAGCATGACCACGACTACACAGATGACGGGACAACAAGAACCACCAAGGGGCCAAACAAAGGATGA
- a CDS encoding glycoside hydrolase family protein, whose amino-acid sequence METLATTLIKKHEGLRLKPYRCSIGKLTIGYGRNLSDNGITLEEAEQLLQHNINEVMQQAQTLPFFSALNEVRQAVIVDMIFNMGLPRFQKFKKTIALIEQQAWQAAANEMLNSRWARQVGIRSKTLSDMMRYGTEPIQK is encoded by the coding sequence ATGGAAACGTTAGCCACAACACTGATTAAGAAACATGAAGGTCTTCGGCTTAAGCCGTATCGATGCAGCATAGGAAAACTCACCATCGGTTATGGCCGCAACCTTAGTGATAACGGCATTACCCTAGAAGAAGCAGAACAGCTACTTCAACACAATATTAACGAAGTGATGCAACAGGCTCAAACCCTACCTTTCTTCAGTGCATTGAATGAAGTTCGCCAGGCTGTGATTGTCGACATGATCTTCAATATGGGCTTACCACGTTTTCAGAAATTCAAAAAGACCATTGCTCTCATTGAACAGCAAGCTTGGCAGGCGGCCGCAAATGAAATGTTAAACAGTCGCTGGGCAAGACAGGTGGGTATCCGCTCTAAAACACTCAGTGACATGATGCGTTATGGAACTGAACCAATACAAAAGTAA
- a CDS encoding ogr/Delta-like zinc finger family protein has protein sequence MLMPCPTCGCKTRIVTSQEMSNETRKAYWQCLNFNCGVRFHTLTSVEGIIDSVGVPPDPKLQPELCKGDVNQMDIFT, from the coding sequence ATGCTAATGCCATGCCCAACATGCGGATGCAAAACCCGAATTGTTACTTCACAAGAAATGTCAAACGAGACACGGAAAGCCTACTGGCAATGCCTCAATTTTAACTGTGGTGTTCGCTTTCATACTCTTACTTCTGTAGAGGGGATTATAGACTCTGTTGGAGTGCCGCCAGATCCAAAGCTACAACCAGAGCTGTGCAAAGGTGATGTGAACCAGATGGATATTTTTACATAA
- a CDS encoding phage tail protein, with translation MNTLTMHIDGKPRTFYQANLNYSIEQLAHTFNCSIEPISIESPLSVEFFLNGKSILIGQIDGVDSNTDSSAHAVSISGRSKSANMIDSRITMDALYNLNVEELLRHVAKPFGLKVKSLVKSMPVIPEFQINAESPVENVAQLIREQGFMLVERSGVLTIENTAHATISNIGLETGNNIDSLNIKRTFNQQFHTIDVQGQWDDASAQIINPNVDSSRTMVITCDQLQNREACLSRAKYERNLAIAQSLTASSTIADIFPELAIDGLNRVIRVADQEQSFSEMLVIKSLGLSVSESSTETSVELFRPFKEQSYV, from the coding sequence ATGAACACGCTAACGATGCACATTGATGGCAAGCCGCGCACCTTCTATCAAGCGAATCTCAACTACTCCATAGAACAGCTGGCCCACACGTTCAATTGCTCAATTGAGCCTATAAGTATTGAAAGCCCGTTGTCGGTTGAGTTCTTCCTAAACGGCAAATCGATTCTGATTGGTCAGATTGATGGTGTGGATTCAAACACCGATTCAAGTGCTCACGCTGTTTCCATTTCTGGCCGTTCAAAGAGTGCCAACATGATTGATTCACGCATCACGATGGACGCGCTTTATAACTTAAACGTTGAAGAGCTACTTCGTCATGTCGCCAAGCCATTTGGTTTGAAAGTGAAAAGCCTGGTGAAGAGTATGCCGGTCATCCCTGAGTTTCAGATAAATGCCGAATCGCCTGTAGAGAACGTAGCACAACTCATCCGAGAGCAAGGTTTTATGTTGGTTGAGCGCAGTGGCGTGTTGACCATTGAAAACACCGCGCATGCAACTATCAGCAACATCGGCCTAGAAACGGGCAATAACATCGACAGCCTAAACATCAAGCGCACCTTCAATCAGCAATTTCACACCATTGATGTGCAAGGCCAGTGGGATGACGCAAGCGCACAGATCATCAATCCAAACGTCGACAGCTCACGCACCATGGTGATCACCTGTGACCAATTACAAAACCGTGAAGCTTGCCTGTCTCGTGCTAAATATGAGCGCAACCTTGCCATAGCTCAAAGCCTGACAGCATCAAGCACGATTGCCGACATATTCCCTGAGTTGGCCATTGATGGATTAAACCGAGTGATTCGAGTGGCAGACCAAGAGCAAAGCTTCAGTGAGATGTTGGTGATCAAGTCGCTTGGCCTATCAGTGTCTGAAAGCTCTACGGAAACTTCGGTTGAGTTATTCAGGCCGTTTAAGGAGCAAAGCTATGTCTAG
- a CDS encoding tetratricopeptide repeat protein: MSCKQKWSLSGFLDEMKRVHETMPDRRFVFVLGAGASIESKVKGAASLADDWMRIMFNRELTKPNINYEDWLTSDPLNFGDKWNHLNLAAFYPGIFEKCFEGDHEAGYAELEKAIDNRSPSFGYAVLAWVLAQERHNMVITTNFDNLVADSLYIYGSKTPHVIGHESLAGYLKPMARRPMIAKIHRDLFTDPINDANGVGVLHSQWSEALQNIFRFYTPVFIGYGGNDGSLMNFLSQLDPQDINGRPFWCYYENGEEPNGDILKLMDKHQGVLVPTPGFDQLMLEIGSVWGYNRRKQKNSVEEHTRQMLETLDEKAKAIYKESPEEVKSMLRDNNPSEVRDWLDWEFEASEFKSNLDKIAVYEKALKHLPNSPELHTNLANVYFDMGNLETAEKNYIKAAELHPDSIITKGNLAHIKVSRGQIAEAKILFEEIMEEEPSDPVGFSGYASALTEEGDLVNAEAYLRLALEYSEGLGIGIYYNNYAHFLNLCQRYDEAEEMINRAFNFESENYEYQETYAELLLNTGRIKQAEEAVKKALSINPDSLEGHRLSKCIKEAKLKLA, translated from the coding sequence ATGAGTTGTAAACAAAAGTGGTCACTTAGTGGCTTTCTAGACGAGATGAAACGAGTACATGAAACTATGCCGGATAGGCGGTTTGTATTTGTCCTCGGTGCGGGAGCCTCTATCGAATCTAAAGTTAAAGGCGCTGCTAGTTTAGCTGATGATTGGATGCGTATAATGTTCAACCGAGAATTGACTAAACCAAATATCAATTATGAGGACTGGTTAACTAGTGACCCTCTTAATTTTGGGGATAAATGGAACCATTTGAACCTAGCTGCATTCTACCCAGGTATCTTTGAAAAATGTTTTGAAGGTGATCATGAGGCTGGATACGCAGAATTAGAAAAGGCTATAGATAATCGTAGCCCTAGTTTTGGATATGCAGTGCTAGCTTGGGTTCTTGCGCAAGAACGACATAATATGGTGATAACTACTAATTTCGATAATTTAGTAGCTGATTCTCTTTATATATATGGAAGTAAAACACCTCATGTTATCGGTCATGAGTCTCTTGCTGGTTATTTAAAGCCAATGGCCCGCCGCCCAATGATTGCAAAAATACACCGAGATTTATTCACCGACCCTATTAACGACGCTAACGGCGTCGGAGTTCTCCATTCACAGTGGAGTGAAGCTTTACAAAATATTTTCCGGTTTTATACCCCCGTTTTTATCGGCTATGGCGGTAATGACGGTAGTCTGATGAATTTTCTAAGCCAGTTGGACCCACAAGATATTAATGGCCGTCCTTTTTGGTGTTATTACGAAAATGGTGAAGAACCTAATGGGGATATTTTAAAGTTAATGGATAAACATCAAGGTGTTTTAGTTCCTACACCAGGCTTCGACCAGCTCATGTTAGAGATAGGTTCTGTTTGGGGGTATAACAGACGTAAGCAAAAAAATTCTGTTGAAGAACATACAAGACAAATGCTTGAGACTTTGGATGAAAAAGCCAAAGCTATTTATAAAGAAAGTCCCGAAGAAGTGAAAAGCATGCTAAGAGATAACAATCCTAGTGAAGTTCGAGACTGGTTAGATTGGGAATTCGAGGCTTCTGAGTTCAAGTCAAACCTAGACAAAATAGCAGTGTATGAAAAAGCACTAAAGCATTTACCTAATTCACCGGAGCTTCACACAAATTTAGCTAATGTCTATTTTGATATGGGGAATTTGGAAACCGCTGAAAAAAATTACATAAAAGCAGCGGAACTACATCCAGATAGCATTATCACTAAAGGGAATTTAGCACACATTAAGGTATCTAGAGGCCAAATCGCTGAGGCCAAAATACTTTTTGAAGAAATTATGGAAGAAGAACCATCAGACCCTGTTGGATTCTCAGGTTATGCGTCAGCCCTAACTGAAGAAGGTGATTTGGTTAATGCGGAAGCATATCTTCGTCTGGCTTTAGAATATAGTGAAGGTTTGGGCATCGGTATTTACTATAACAACTATGCTCACTTCCTAAATCTATGCCAAAGATACGATGAGGCTGAGGAGATGATTAACCGAGCATTTAATTTTGAAAGTGAAAACTACGAATATCAAGAAACATATGCTGAGTTACTCTTAAATACAGGACGAATCAAGCAAGCGGAAGAAGCGGTTAAAAAAGCTCTAAGCATTAATCCAGATAGTCTCGAAGGTCATCGTTTGAGTAAATGTATTAAAGAAGCGAAGTTGAAATTAGCTTAG
- a CDS encoding phage GP46 family protein, whose protein sequence is MSHFNLTALTAPLSSTEGLTHAVLQSVYNYAESTQNDRARMASNERGGTWSNELVNVVGSRDWTLKRAKLTDETLSLAKRFCEESLAWLITDGHAKAVEVSVWREKPNQMGRNVMITLADGSQFDVPLSKVNQ, encoded by the coding sequence ATGAGTCATTTCAACTTAACCGCCCTGACAGCGCCGCTCAGCTCTACAGAGGGATTAACCCACGCCGTTCTGCAGAGTGTTTATAACTACGCCGAATCCACTCAAAACGATCGCGCCCGTATGGCAAGCAATGAGCGCGGCGGCACTTGGAGCAATGAGTTGGTAAACGTGGTCGGCTCTCGTGATTGGACGCTCAAGCGAGCAAAGCTTACAGACGAAACGCTAAGCCTCGCTAAACGGTTTTGTGAAGAGTCGCTCGCTTGGCTCATTACCGATGGCCACGCCAAAGCGGTTGAGGTTTCAGTATGGCGAGAGAAGCCAAATCAGATGGGTCGTAATGTGATGATCACCTTAGCCGATGGCTCTCAGTTTGATGTTCCACTTTCAAAGGTTAACCAATGA